CTTAGCTGCATATGCTTTCACTTTCTGGACGTTCTCATTGGCATCGGCATCCGCAACTTCATCTTCACTTACATTTGCCACATAAAGCGTTGGCTTACTTGTAAGCAAATGCAAACCTTTTACTAGCTTCCACTGCTCCTCATTAAATTCCAATGCTCGTACTGGCAGTTCCTCTTCCAAGCCTGTTTTTAATTTACAAAGCACATCAAATTCAGCGACCGCTGATTTTTCTTTTTGCTTCGCTAATTTTTCTACACGTTGCAAACGTTTGTTTACCGTTTCCAAATCTGCCAGAATCAATTCCAAATTAATGATATCCATATCTTCAACTGGATCTACTTTTCCCGACACATGGGTTATATTTTCATCTTGAAAACAACGGACAACCTGACAAATAGCATCTACTTGGCGAATATGAGACAGAAATTGATTACCTAATCCCTCCCCTTTACTTGCGCCTTTCACAATACCAGCAATATCCGTAAACTCAAATGTAGTCGGTACTGTCTTTTTCGGTTTTACTAATTCTGTTAATTTATTTAAGCGTTTGTCTGGTACTTCTACGATTCCAACATTAG
This genomic interval from Virgibacillus pantothenticus contains the following:
- the ychF gene encoding redox-regulated ATPase YchF translates to MSLTAGIVGLPNVGKSTLFNAITQAGAEAANYPFATIDPNVGIVEVPDKRLNKLTELVKPKKTVPTTFEFTDIAGIVKGASKGEGLGNQFLSHIRQVDAICQVVRCFQDENITHVSGKVDPVEDMDIINLELILADLETVNKRLQRVEKLAKQKEKSAVAEFDVLCKLKTGLEEELPVRALEFNEEQWKLVKGLHLLTSKPTLYVANVSEDEVADADANENVQKVKAYAAKENAEVIVVCAKIEEEISELDPEEKTMFLDDLGITESGLDKLIKASYYLLGLATYFTAGEQEVRAWTFRKGIKAPQAAGIIHTDFERGFIRAETVSYDDLVAAGSMVKARENGKVRLEGKEYIVQDGDVIHFRFNV